In a single window of the Saccharothrix australiensis genome:
- a CDS encoding peptidylprolyl isomerase, with protein sequence MPTNVQRREQAKRKLERQLVRRAERAKRRRILAVVVTAALVVVVAGGVYFIATTDFGGGDDAAAGSSTTPTPIQIPTEVKALPKRPTPLADPVNCEYRPAKEGSAKEGTKAPEASGIPSNGTAAATIKSNVGELKLTLDRSLAPCTVNSFVSLAKQGYYDGTACHRIGTEGLQMLQCGDPTGSGSGGPGYAFDDEVWPELTYGRGYLAMANSGTDKETQKGTNGSQFFIVYGDAQLPPNYTVFGSVDEAGLKLIDEVARAGHDGSFDPSPGGGKPNKEVKFESVSVA encoded by the coding sequence GTGCCGACCAACGTGCAGCGCCGCGAGCAGGCCAAGCGGAAGCTGGAGCGCCAGCTCGTCCGCAGGGCGGAGCGCGCGAAGCGGCGCCGGATCCTGGCCGTGGTCGTGACCGCGGCCCTCGTGGTCGTGGTCGCGGGCGGTGTGTACTTCATCGCGACGACCGACTTCGGCGGCGGCGACGACGCCGCGGCGGGCAGCTCGACGACGCCCACCCCGATCCAGATCCCGACCGAGGTCAAGGCCCTGCCCAAGCGGCCGACCCCGCTCGCCGACCCGGTGAACTGCGAGTACCGCCCGGCGAAGGAGGGTTCGGCGAAGGAGGGCACGAAGGCGCCCGAGGCGTCCGGCATCCCGTCGAACGGCACCGCGGCGGCCACCATCAAGTCCAACGTCGGCGAACTGAAGCTCACCCTGGACCGCTCGCTCGCGCCGTGCACGGTGAACAGCTTCGTCAGCCTGGCCAAGCAGGGCTACTACGACGGCACCGCCTGCCACCGCATCGGCACCGAGGGCCTCCAGATGCTCCAGTGCGGCGACCCGACGGGCTCGGGCAGCGGCGGCCCCGGCTACGCCTTCGACGACGAGGTCTGGCCGGAGCTGACCTACGGCCGCGGCTACCTGGCGATGGCGAACTCGGGCACCGACAAGGAGACCCAGAAGGGCACCAACGGCAGCCAGTTCTTCATCGTCTACGGCGACGCCCAGCTGCCACCGAACTACACGGTCTTCGGCAGCGTGGACGAGGCCGGCCTGAAGCTGATCGACGAGGTCGCGCGAGCGGGCCACGACGGCTCCTTCGACCCGTCGCCGGGCGGCGGCAAGCCGAACAAGGAAGTGAAGTTCGAATCGGTCAGCGTCGCCTGA